A stretch of the Massilia sp. W12 genome encodes the following:
- a CDS encoding phospholipase, with amino-acid sequence MQQLIRLSACALLIASAMPAHAFQQETHRRIAIDAVNFIKNNPGITNYNKLASGLAKAGVTLEQFAQAMGQGAYDVDDFADTYLCGAVTGSCVQAPLWGLGKGIANYTSYWHFQNHSAGRDVHGNPFGGYNYAKLQNPGDIDKLAATWLVGDYLDDGAGGLKGWFGDSSKYNSFGITEARYRHGGYSTPQQYEDFEKAPFQPIDNLAQYWFGQFLARPSLQSLGFVMHSTDLLQPHHTWSLSGSNHSGWEQWVNDNYYSQNLNDSAMVQAALANFTPLAAHATDIRPLLTQGGAFSYRVGASVLSSTDHNDRVRVAKQVVPHAIAMMVHVINRAAERLNQ; translated from the coding sequence ATGCAACAACTGATTCGTTTAAGCGCCTGCGCGCTGCTCATCGCCAGCGCCATGCCGGCCCACGCCTTCCAACAGGAAACCCATCGCCGCATCGCGATCGACGCGGTGAACTTCATCAAAAACAACCCCGGCATCACGAATTACAACAAACTGGCCTCCGGTCTGGCCAAAGCCGGCGTCACGCTGGAGCAATTCGCCCAGGCCATGGGACAGGGTGCATATGATGTGGACGACTTCGCCGACACCTATCTGTGCGGCGCCGTGACAGGTTCTTGCGTACAAGCGCCGCTGTGGGGCTTGGGCAAAGGCATCGCCAATTACACCTCGTATTGGCATTTCCAAAATCACAGCGCCGGGCGCGATGTGCACGGCAATCCGTTTGGCGGCTATAACTACGCCAAATTGCAAAATCCGGGCGACATCGACAAACTGGCCGCCACCTGGTTGGTGGGCGACTACCTGGACGACGGCGCCGGCGGCTTGAAAGGCTGGTTTGGCGACTCATCCAAATACAATTCTTTCGGCATCACCGAAGCGCGCTATCGCCACGGCGGTTACTCGACCCCGCAGCAATACGAAGATTTTGAAAAAGCCCCGTTTCAACCCATCGACAACCTGGCGCAATACTGGTTCGGCCAATTCTTAGCCCGCCCCAGCCTGCAAAGCCTGGGCTTTGTGATGCACAGCACCGACCTGCTGCAACCGCACCACACCTGGAGCTTATCCGGCAGCAACCATTCCGGCTGGGAGCAATGGGTCAACGATAACTACTACAGCCAAAACCTGAACGACAGTGCGATGGTGCAAGCCGCGCTGGCCAACTTCACCCCGCTGGCCGCGCATGCGACAGATATCCGTCCCCTGCTCACGCAAGGCGGCGCCTTCTCCTATCGGGTCGGCGCCAGCGTACTGTCTTCGACCGACCACAACGACCGCGTGCGCGTGGCCAAACAAGTGGTGCCGCATGCGATTGCGATGATGGTGCACGTCATCAACCGCGCCGCTGAACGTCTGAACCAATAA
- a CDS encoding phospholipase, producing MASITRSGLALVLTAVACLPAQAFQQETHRRIAIDAVRFMQNNPGITNYNKLASGLAKAGITVEQFAQAMGQGAYDVDDFADTYLCGAVTGSCVQAPLWGLAKSLVNYTSYWHFQNHTAGADVHGNPFGGYNYSKLTVAGDIDNLAAVWLVGDYLDDGPGGMRGWFGDWSKYNSFGVTEAHYRHAGFSTSSQYADFEKAPFQPLDNLGQYWFGQFLARPSLQSLGFVMHTTDLLQPHHTWTTSARHHVGWEQWVNDYYHSLKLNDEALVKSALADFTPLPAGANDIRPLLTQGGTYSYQVGASVLSSTDHNDRSRVAKQVVPHAIAMVVHILNRAAERLNQ from the coding sequence ATGGCTTCAATCACACGGAGCGGGCTGGCGCTCGTCCTGACGGCGGTGGCATGTCTGCCGGCCCAGGCTTTTCAGCAGGAAACCCATCGCCGCATCGCAATCGACGCGGTGCGCTTTATGCAAAACAATCCCGGCATCACGAATTACAACAAGCTGGCCTCAGGCTTGGCCAAAGCCGGCATCACGGTTGAACAATTCGCCCAGGCCATGGGGCAGGGCGCTTATGACGTGGATGATTTCGCCGACACATATTTATGCGGCGCGGTGACAGGCTCCTGCGTGCAGGCCCCGCTCTGGGGACTGGCCAAGAGCCTGGTGAATTACACCTCCTACTGGCATTTCCAAAACCACACCGCCGGCGCGGATGTGCACGGCAATCCGTTTGGCGGCTACAACTATTCCAAACTGACCGTGGCCGGCGACATCGACAACCTGGCCGCAGTGTGGCTGGTGGGCGATTATCTGGATGACGGCCCCGGCGGCATGCGCGGCTGGTTTGGCGACTGGTCGAAATACAACAGTTTTGGCGTCACCGAAGCGCATTACCGCCACGCCGGTTTTTCCACTTCCAGCCAATATGCAGACTTTGAGAAGGCGCCGTTTCAGCCGCTCGACAATCTGGGGCAATACTGGTTTGGCCAATTCCTGGCCCGCCCCAGCTTGCAAAGCCTGGGCTTTGTGATGCACACCACCGATCTGCTGCAGCCGCATCACACCTGGACCACCTCGGCGCGCCACCATGTCGGCTGGGAGCAATGGGTGAACGACTACTATCACAGCCTGAAGCTGAATGACGAAGCGCTGGTGAAAAGCGCGCTCGCCGATTTCACCCCGCTTCCCGCCGGGGCAAACGATATCCGTCCCCTGCTGACACAGGGCGGCACGTATTCCTACCAAGTCGGGGCCAGCGTACTGTCCTCAACCGATCACAACGACCGCAGCCGCGTCGCCAAACAGGTGGTGCCGCATGCGATTGCGATGGTGGTGCACATTCTGAACCGCGCCGCCGAGCGCCTGAACCAATAA
- a CDS encoding PLP-dependent aminotransferase family protein, with protein MDNHQLSLYESLAEEISQMIKNRVLVPGDRLPSVRKLAQKKQYSISTVTQAMRLLESRGLIDVKPQAGYFVRHKPRPLNAPDSNEFKIPTYVDISNGLTQILKANAGPSLVQLGKAWLPDDLLPIKRLQAVISNVARNNPSLLGSPSFFDLNEASFVRQLVLRADWGDIDPGEVIVTNSGTEALSLCLRLIAQPGDTIAIESPCHMLTLQLIQTLGMKALEIPTHPTTGVVLEALELALRQGMVKAVMMQPNASNPMGFVMSVEKKRQLAAMLETYQVPMIENDVYGDLCFATDRPPPVKAFDKAGNVLLCSSFSKVIGPALSAGYIMAGKFAHKMIFMKSLSSGPASHFKQAVMAGMISSPSYNSHLRHIRRVITQRIAQTSDAVAKAFPQSCSISEPQGGFVLWVQLPQHVDSFKLHTQAVENGIAFMPGPLFSPSGKYSNFMRLNCGNAWCSEIDAAIKKLGQLVRNYEYE; from the coding sequence ATGGACAACCATCAATTAAGTCTGTATGAATCGCTGGCAGAGGAAATCAGCCAGATGATCAAGAACCGGGTGCTGGTGCCCGGCGACCGTCTCCCTTCTGTGCGCAAATTGGCGCAAAAGAAGCAATACTCGATCTCCACCGTGACCCAGGCCATGCGCCTGCTGGAATCGCGCGGTTTGATCGATGTCAAACCGCAGGCCGGCTATTTTGTGCGGCACAAACCGCGCCCGCTGAATGCGCCGGACTCCAATGAATTCAAGATCCCGACCTATGTCGATATCAGCAATGGCTTGACGCAGATTTTGAAGGCCAATGCCGGTCCCAGTCTGGTGCAGCTGGGCAAGGCCTGGCTGCCGGATGATTTGCTGCCGATCAAGCGTTTGCAGGCGGTGATTTCCAATGTGGCGCGCAACAATCCTTCGCTCTTGGGCAGTCCCAGCTTTTTCGATTTGAACGAAGCCAGCTTCGTGCGCCAGCTGGTGTTGCGCGCTGACTGGGGCGATATCGATCCGGGTGAGGTGATTGTCACCAACAGCGGCACGGAAGCCTTGAGCCTGTGCCTGCGCTTGATCGCGCAGCCGGGCGACACGATTGCGATTGAATCGCCGTGCCATATGCTGACTTTGCAGTTAATCCAGACGCTGGGCATGAAGGCGCTGGAAATCCCGACCCACCCGACCACCGGCGTGGTGCTGGAAGCGTTGGAACTGGCCTTGCGCCAGGGCATGGTGAAGGCGGTGATGATGCAGCCCAACGCCAGCAATCCGATGGGTTTTGTGATGTCGGTGGAAAAGAAACGTCAGTTGGCGGCGATGCTGGAAACGTATCAGGTGCCGATGATCGAAAACGATGTGTATGGCGATTTGTGTTTCGCCACTGACCGTCCGCCGCCAGTCAAGGCTTTCGACAAGGCCGGCAATGTGCTCTTGTGTTCCAGCTTCTCGAAGGTGATCGGGCCGGCGCTGTCGGCGGGCTACATCATGGCCGGCAAGTTTGCGCACAAGATGATTTTCATGAAGTCGCTCTCCAGCGGCCCGGCTTCGCATTTCAAGCAGGCGGTGATGGCCGGCATGATTTCCAGCCCGAGCTACAACAGCCATTTGCGCCATATCCGCCGCGTCATCACGCAACGGATTGCGCAAACCTCGGATGCGGTGGCCAAGGCGTTCCCGCAAAGCTGTTCGATTTCCGAGCCGCAAGGCGGGTTTGTGTTGTGGGTGCAATTGCCGCAGCATGTCGATTCTTTCAAACTGCATACGCAGGCGGTGGAAAACGGCATTGCCTTCATGCCCGGCCCGCTGTTCTCGCCAAGCGGCAAATACAGCAATTTCATGCGTTTGAATTGCGGCAATGCCTGGTGTTCGGAAATCGACGCGGCGATCAAAAAGCTCGGGCAATTGGTCAGGAATTACGAGTACGAATAA
- a CDS encoding OmpA family protein, translating into MKRFSFSIKSGLAGAMLLLSAAAMAQSTKPAVSPQQVMSDQGVLRDMQSYRQAQARIKAQNEQGVAVADYLLSKAQCWLDVSLHEYTRNDRSDFPQQALAQADLILQAMEQKQTPNPGLQTPLLNQAERLRDDLWQRFANLKTHPGFRCASALVACAEVELAHAGNEYKQQGWRHANPYIQIAEDKLALADAAAAACPVTPPPPPAPCQPCKESTPPRQVKKLSLQADALFRFDQHSLQHLLPQGRARIDEAMRKLEQAYTRIDYIKLVGHTDRLGSQDYNLKLSRNRAKTVADYIRSKGYQGELMHDGVGKTQQIIGCEQIKARSALIDCLQPNRRVEIEVSGELRALPAD; encoded by the coding sequence ATGAAACGTTTTTCTTTTTCGATCAAGTCTGGCCTCGCCGGCGCCATGCTGCTGTTAAGCGCCGCCGCCATGGCGCAAAGCACGAAGCCGGCGGTTTCGCCGCAGCAGGTGATGAGCGATCAGGGTGTTTTGCGCGATATGCAAAGCTATCGCCAGGCGCAGGCCCGCATCAAAGCGCAAAACGAGCAAGGCGTAGCGGTGGCGGATTATTTACTGTCCAAAGCGCAATGCTGGCTGGATGTGTCACTGCATGAATACACCCGCAACGACCGCTCTGATTTTCCGCAGCAGGCTTTGGCCCAGGCCGACTTGATTTTGCAAGCGATGGAGCAAAAACAGACGCCCAACCCGGGCTTGCAAACGCCGCTGCTGAATCAGGCCGAGCGCCTGCGCGACGATTTATGGCAGCGCTTCGCCAATCTGAAAACCCATCCCGGCTTTCGCTGCGCCAGCGCGCTGGTGGCCTGCGCTGAAGTGGAATTGGCGCATGCCGGCAATGAATACAAGCAGCAAGGCTGGCGTCACGCCAATCCGTATATTCAGATTGCGGAAGATAAATTGGCTTTGGCCGACGCTGCCGCTGCAGCCTGTCCCGTGACCCCGCCACCGCCGCCAGCGCCATGCCAGCCCTGTAAAGAATCGACGCCGCCGCGCCAGGTGAAAAAATTGAGTTTGCAGGCGGACGCCTTGTTCCGCTTTGATCAACACAGCTTGCAGCATTTGCTGCCGCAGGGACGGGCCAGGATTGATGAAGCGATGCGCAAGCTGGAACAGGCGTATACCCGGATCGACTATATCAAACTGGTCGGCCATACCGACCGCCTGGGCAGCCAGGATTACAATCTGAAGCTGTCGCGCAACCGCGCCAAGACGGTCGCGGATTACATCCGCAGCAAAGGGTATCAAGGCGAATTGATGCACGATGGCGTGGGCAAAACGCAGCAGATTATCGGCTGTGAACAAATCAAAGCGCGCAGCGCCTTGATAGACTGCTTGCAGCCGAATCGGCGCGTGGAAATTGAAGTCAGCGGCGAATTGCGCGCCTTGCCCGCAGATTGA